CCTCTTTTCAGGTGAGACCATTGTTATGAGCCAGAGAAGAAGAAAGAAGGCCATCATTGCTGTGACAAAGTCTGCATAGGCAACCTTCCAGCTTCCGCCATGAGATCCTTCATGCCCTATTTTTTTAACTTTTTTAATAATGCCTGTCCTGTTATTATTCATGATTATTTAAGTCTATTTATTGCTGTTTCAAGTTCCTTGAATGTTGGTTTCTCCTTTTCTGGTATTGCCCTTCTGCCAAATTCCACTGCTATCTGTGGTGCAGAACCTCCGGCAAAGGATACCATTGCAGTCCTTATTACATTAAAGGGTATTGTCTTTTCTCTTGCAAGGTGTTCAAGGTTCACTGATACAGGACCAACAAAGCCATAACACATGAGAACTCCAAGGAATGTTCCAACCAGGGCTGCTCCTATGCTGTGTCCGAGAACTGCTGGAGGCTGATCTATTTTCTGCATGGTCAGGACAACTCCAAGAACTGCTGCAACTATTCCAAGACCTGGAAGTCCGTCAGCTACCCTTCCTATACTTGCTGAGGGAATAATTGCCTCCCTGTGTTCTGTTTCTATCTCCAGCTCCATCAGGCTGTCAAGTTCATGGGCTGGGACATTTGAGGATACAATTACCTTAAAATTGTCTGCTATGAATGTTACAAGTTCTGGATGGGACATTACATTTTTATACCTCTGAAAGATGGGACCTGTCTCTTATACACATCT
Above is a window of Thermodesulfovibrionales bacterium DNA encoding:
- the motA gene encoding flagellar motor stator protein MotA, encoding MFQRYKNVMSHPELVTFIADNFKVIVSSNVPAHELDSLMELEIETEHREAIIPSASIGRVADGLPGLGIVAAVLGVVLTMQKIDQPPAVLGHSIGAALVGTFLGVLMCYGFVGPVSVNLEHLAREKTIPFNVIRTAMVSFAGGSAPQIAVEFGRRAIPEKEKPTFKELETAINRLK